The following are encoded in a window of Bdellovibrio svalbardensis genomic DNA:
- a CDS encoding ABC transporter substrate-binding protein, producing the protein MKRLLLSLVLVLPLLAGCTKKDNVITIGEYDSMSGSDATFGLSSNKGVRLAFDEINAAGGIKGKKVDLKMMDDQGKNEEAASAVTRLITSNKVVAIIGGVASGRSKASAPIAQSHKVPFVSPASTNPDVTKVGDYVFRVCFIDPFQGLVMAKFASENLKVKKAAVLRDVKNDYSVGLADVFVQEFKKRGGEIVTDLSYQAGDIDFKAQLTQIRSKNPDAIYVPGYYTEVGLIAQQARQLGIKAPLLGGDGWDSDKLSEIGKEAINGNYYSNHYTTESTDPAVTEFIKKFKAKYNETPDALAALGYDAAKILAAAIERAPDLSGQAIRDELAKTKDFAGVTGKITLNENRDAVKSAVVIQVDGKNRKFITTITP; encoded by the coding sequence ATGAAACGTCTTCTACTTTCTCTAGTATTGGTTTTGCCGCTTCTTGCTGGCTGTACAAAAAAAGACAATGTCATCACCATCGGTGAGTACGACTCTATGTCTGGAAGCGATGCCACGTTTGGCTTGAGCTCCAATAAAGGTGTTCGCCTTGCTTTCGATGAAATCAATGCGGCCGGCGGAATCAAAGGAAAAAAAGTTGATCTTAAGATGATGGATGACCAAGGCAAAAATGAGGAAGCTGCTTCTGCAGTTACTCGCTTGATCACCTCCAACAAAGTGGTGGCCATCATTGGTGGTGTTGCCAGCGGTAGATCTAAAGCCTCTGCACCCATTGCGCAATCACACAAAGTGCCATTTGTCTCTCCAGCGTCGACTAATCCAGATGTTACCAAAGTCGGCGATTATGTCTTCCGTGTTTGCTTTATCGATCCTTTCCAGGGCTTGGTGATGGCGAAGTTTGCCAGCGAGAATCTTAAAGTTAAGAAAGCGGCTGTTCTACGCGACGTAAAAAATGATTACAGCGTAGGTTTGGCGGATGTCTTTGTTCAAGAATTCAAAAAACGCGGTGGTGAGATCGTCACAGACTTGAGTTATCAAGCTGGCGATATCGATTTCAAAGCACAATTGACACAAATTCGCTCTAAGAACCCAGATGCTATTTACGTTCCAGGTTACTACACAGAAGTGGGTCTCATCGCACAACAAGCCCGTCAGTTGGGTATCAAAGCTCCGCTTTTGGGTGGCGATGGTTGGGATAGCGATAAGCTTTCTGAAATCGGCAAAGAAGCCATCAACGGCAACTACTATTCAAATCACTACACCACTGAATCCACGGACCCTGCAGTGACCGAGTTTATCAAAAAATTCAAAGCGAAATACAACGAGACTCCGGATGCGTTGGCAGCCTTGGGTTACGATGCTGCAAAAATCCTGGCAGCGGCTATTGAGCGAGCTCCCGACTTGTCAGGCCAGGCAATCCGTGATGAACTAGCTAAGACAAAAGATTTTGCCGGCGTAACTGGTAAAATCACTTTGAATGAAAACCGCGACGCTGTGAAAAGTGCGGTCGTAATTCAGGTTGATGGAAAAAACCGTAAGTTCATCACGACGATCACACCGTAA
- a CDS encoding HU family DNA-binding protein translates to MNKAQLIEKIASETKVSKAQAENILDCAVENIKKAVKKGDDVKLVGFGTFTKAKRKARTGRNPQTGKAIKIPAAWAPKFRAGAEFKSMVK, encoded by the coding sequence ATGAACAAAGCACAACTCATCGAAAAAATCGCTTCTGAAACTAAAGTTTCTAAAGCACAAGCAGAAAACATCTTGGACTGCGCTGTTGAGAACATCAAAAAAGCAGTTAAAAAAGGTGACGACGTTAAACTAGTTGGCTTCGGTACTTTCACTAAAGCTAAACGTAAAGCTCGCACTGGTCGCAACCCACAAACTGGTAAAGCGATCAAAATCCCAGCTGCTTGGGCTCCAAAATTCCGCGCTGGCGCAGAATTCAAATCAATGGTTAAGTAA
- a CDS encoding ABC transporter ATP-binding protein, with amino-acid sequence MSDVLLEARKITMQFGGLKAVDSLEFKIMKGQLAGLIGPNGAGKTTVFNMLTGVYQPTQGEVVLEGQSLKGLKPFQISHRGVARTFQNIRLFKNLSVLDNVLVATHQHVHYGLFDSLLKTKNFQDTEKHLHNKAMELLQIFALEAKAHEPASSLPYGQQRKLEIVRALATEPKILLLDEPAAGMNHSETHHLMETIAKIREQFKLTVLLIEHDMKLVMGICENIVVLDHGTKIEEGNPAVVQNSQKVIEAYLGVEESE; translated from the coding sequence ATGTCCGACGTTCTGCTTGAGGCTCGTAAGATCACCATGCAGTTTGGCGGTTTAAAAGCCGTCGACTCATTGGAATTTAAAATCATGAAAGGTCAGCTTGCTGGATTGATCGGACCTAATGGCGCCGGCAAAACCACAGTGTTCAACATGTTGACCGGGGTCTATCAGCCAACTCAAGGCGAAGTCGTTTTAGAGGGACAATCATTGAAAGGCCTCAAGCCTTTTCAAATTTCCCATCGTGGCGTCGCTAGAACCTTCCAAAATATTCGCCTGTTTAAAAATCTTTCAGTTTTGGACAACGTCTTGGTGGCGACTCATCAACATGTTCATTACGGACTTTTTGATTCGCTTTTAAAAACCAAGAACTTCCAGGACACAGAAAAGCATCTCCACAACAAAGCGATGGAGCTTCTGCAAATTTTCGCTCTGGAAGCCAAAGCCCACGAGCCTGCATCTTCGCTGCCTTATGGACAACAGCGTAAATTGGAAATTGTGCGAGCATTAGCCACGGAACCTAAGATTTTACTTCTGGATGAACCGGCGGCAGGCATGAACCACTCGGAAACCCATCACTTGATGGAAACCATCGCCAAGATTCGCGAGCAGTTCAAACTCACCGTTCTTTTGATCGAGCATGATATGAAACTCGTCATGGGAATTTGTGAAAATATTGTGGTTCTGGATCATGGAACTAAAATCGAAGAAGGCAACCCCGCTGTGGTGCAAAACTCGCAAAAGGTGATCGAAGCCTACCTGGGTGTTGAGGAGTCAGAATGA
- the pfkA gene encoding 6-phosphofructokinase, with translation MATFSKKISKIGVYTSGGDAPGMNAAIRAVVRVGIAQKLEVFGIHSGYIGMVDNIIQPLQLRDMANVIQRGGTILKTARSTEFMKPEGRAKAAANLKAAGIDALVCIGGDGSFRGAHALWEEHQIPVVGVPGTIDNDIYGSDKTIGFDTAVNTALEAIDRIRDTAASHDRLFIVEVMGRNSGFIASHVGLAGGAEEIFTPDGLTTVEKAIDHIKEGIARGKTSSILITAEGQKPGRAYDLADSIRKKSGMDAKVSILGHQQRGGSPTAADRILASRMGAAAVDSLLKGQCDIMIGTEGERLVTVPLDLVTKTEKKTQIDLISLANLLAT, from the coding sequence ATGGCAACTTTTTCAAAAAAAATCAGTAAGATCGGTGTTTATACAAGTGGTGGCGATGCCCCCGGAATGAATGCGGCTATTCGCGCTGTTGTTCGCGTCGGGATTGCACAAAAGCTTGAAGTCTTCGGTATTCATAGTGGTTACATCGGCATGGTCGATAATATCATTCAACCTTTGCAATTGCGTGACATGGCAAACGTCATTCAACGTGGTGGCACCATCCTGAAAACAGCCCGCTCGACAGAGTTTATGAAACCTGAAGGCCGCGCCAAAGCTGCTGCAAATTTGAAGGCCGCGGGAATTGATGCTTTGGTTTGCATCGGTGGTGATGGCTCTTTCCGTGGCGCACATGCCTTATGGGAAGAACACCAAATTCCAGTGGTCGGTGTTCCTGGCACGATCGACAACGATATTTACGGCAGCGACAAAACGATTGGCTTCGATACCGCAGTGAACACAGCTCTTGAGGCCATCGATAGAATTCGCGACACTGCCGCTTCACATGATCGTCTTTTCATCGTTGAAGTGATGGGTCGCAACTCGGGATTTATCGCTTCCCATGTGGGTCTGGCTGGAGGCGCGGAGGAAATCTTCACGCCCGATGGACTGACGACTGTTGAGAAAGCCATCGACCACATTAAAGAAGGTATCGCACGCGGAAAAACCAGCAGTATCTTGATCACTGCCGAGGGACAAAAACCAGGTCGCGCTTATGACTTGGCAGACTCCATCCGCAAAAAGTCAGGAATGGACGCAAAAGTCAGCATCCTAGGGCATCAACAGCGTGGTGGCTCACCAACAGCGGCAGATCGTATTCTTGCAAGCCGCATGGGAGCCGCAGCAGTAGATTCTTTATTGAAAGGTCAGTGCGATATTATGATTGGCACTGAAGGCGAAAGACTCGTCACCGTTCCACTAGACCTTGTCACGAAGACAGAAAAAAAGACGCAAATCGATTTGATCTCATTAGCAAATCTTTTGGCCACTTAA
- a CDS encoding branched-chain amino acid ABC transporter permease, which produces MQDFVQHLINGISLGSIYALIALGYTMVYGILKMINFAHSDVYMVGAFAAYYVARWMGIDAQPGIGTLILLLCVSMVFCSILGLLIERLAYRPLRNSPKLNILITAIGVSLLLEYGGQVVFGADPKVFPEVMKDFVIFSAGGIELKSFDVTVLIVSILAMLGLQFLIYKTKIGKAMRAVSSNPGVASLMGVNPDRVIAFTFVVGSALAGVGSVLVGMKYPKIDPLMGMMIGLKAFVAAVLGGIGSVGGAVIGALIMGLSEEMVVAYLSSTYRDALAFGILIVILIFKPAGILGKYSVEKV; this is translated from the coding sequence ATGCAGGATTTCGTACAGCATCTAATCAACGGAATAAGCCTTGGATCTATCTACGCTTTGATCGCCCTGGGCTACACGATGGTGTACGGAATTCTGAAGATGATCAACTTTGCCCATTCAGATGTTTACATGGTCGGTGCCTTTGCCGCCTACTATGTCGCACGCTGGATGGGAATTGATGCCCAACCTGGCATCGGCACCTTGATTCTGCTTCTTTGTGTTTCCATGGTTTTCTGTAGCATCTTAGGCCTTTTAATTGAACGACTCGCCTACCGCCCTCTTCGCAATTCTCCTAAGTTAAATATTCTTATCACCGCTATTGGCGTGAGTTTGCTTTTGGAATATGGCGGTCAAGTGGTCTTCGGAGCCGATCCCAAAGTCTTCCCTGAAGTCATGAAAGATTTTGTGATCTTTTCCGCTGGTGGCATCGAATTGAAGTCATTCGACGTCACAGTTTTGATTGTCAGCATTCTTGCAATGCTCGGTCTGCAGTTCCTGATTTATAAAACTAAAATCGGCAAAGCTATGCGCGCAGTCAGCAGCAACCCTGGAGTTGCCAGCCTGATGGGTGTGAACCCTGATCGCGTAATCGCCTTCACTTTCGTGGTGGGCTCTGCCCTGGCGGGTGTGGGCAGCGTTCTGGTTGGGATGAAATATCCTAAAATTGATCCTTTAATGGGGATGATGATCGGCCTGAAGGCTTTCGTCGCTGCGGTTCTCGGCGGCATTGGCAGCGTTGGCGGCGCGGTGATTGGCGCTTTAATAATGGGTCTTTCTGAAGAAATGGTTGTCGCTTATCTTTCAAGTACCTATCGCGATGCTTTGGCATTTGGCATTTTGATTGTGATCTTGATCTTCAAGCCAGCTGGCATCCTGGGCAAATATTCTGTGGAGAAAGTGTGA
- a CDS encoding branched-chain amino acid ABC transporter permease, whose translation MIKSFKNPILALIGLALVGFGFEMGFDAYIQLIILFITVNCLMSMSLNMVNGYTGQFSLGHAGFMAIGAYFSAYASTKWNFLPPNLTLVSSFIFAIGSGLVAAAAGFIVGLPSLRLKGDYLAIVTLGFGEIIRVALLNMDFLGGPRGYANIPSLGSFFSSFGFASVWLVICFFTIWRVMHSSYGRGFLSVREDEIAAESVGINTTNMKVRAFVLSSFFAGVAGALFAHFTNFINPSSFTFLTSVNAVIMVVLGGMGSMTGSIVAAIFITVLPEALRPVQELTGFDLRMVIYSLSLILVMIWRPKGIFGELEITDVWRKYVRRSA comes from the coding sequence ATGATTAAATCATTTAAAAATCCCATTTTAGCTCTTATTGGACTGGCACTGGTGGGCTTCGGATTTGAGATGGGTTTTGATGCCTATATCCAGCTCATCATCCTATTCATTACGGTCAATTGCCTGATGTCGATGAGTTTGAACATGGTCAACGGCTACACCGGACAATTCTCTTTGGGCCATGCGGGATTCATGGCCATTGGGGCTTACTTTTCTGCCTATGCTTCGACAAAGTGGAACTTCCTCCCCCCAAATCTAACTTTAGTGAGTTCTTTTATTTTCGCGATTGGCAGCGGACTGGTTGCGGCCGCCGCAGGATTCATTGTCGGATTGCCCTCTTTGCGACTCAAAGGAGACTATCTTGCCATCGTCACCCTGGGCTTCGGTGAAATCATCAGAGTGGCACTTTTGAACATGGATTTCTTGGGTGGACCTCGTGGTTATGCCAACATCCCTAGCCTTGGCTCCTTCTTCAGCTCTTTCGGCTTTGCTTCGGTATGGCTTGTGATCTGCTTCTTTACAATTTGGCGTGTAATGCACTCAAGTTACGGCCGTGGATTCCTAAGTGTTCGTGAAGATGAAATTGCGGCTGAATCCGTTGGAATCAACACCACAAATATGAAAGTCCGCGCCTTTGTTCTATCAAGCTTCTTTGCCGGAGTCGCTGGCGCCTTGTTCGCACACTTTACGAACTTCATCAACCCTTCCTCTTTCACTTTCTTAACCAGCGTCAATGCGGTGATCATGGTTGTGCTTGGCGGAATGGGCTCTATGACTGGGTCGATAGTGGCTGCTATCTTTATCACGGTTCTACCGGAAGCACTTCGCCCCGTGCAGGAACTGACCGGCTTCGACTTGCGCATGGTGATTTATTCTTTGTCATTAATCTTGGTTATGATCTGGAGACCCAAAGGAATCTTTGGCGAATTAGAGATCACAGATGTTTGGAGAAAATATGTCCGACGTTCTGCTTGA